The Chelonia mydas isolate rCheMyd1 chromosome 1, rCheMyd1.pri.v2, whole genome shotgun sequence nucleotide sequence GTAAACTTAAATGTAAAGCAAGACAATTTTTGGAGTAGGAATTTTTCCAGTCTATGAATTATGACTCAAGACAGAACTGTTTAATCTTAAGTAATGTTCTCTCCACTTAACCAAGATAGGTGAAGTTATACTTTGCACACAGTGTTTTGTGCTGGACGCAATGTTTTCCTTATGTGTATACTAAATAAGATGTAATGGAAATGTTGTGCTTTACAATACATATAATGCACTGACTCAAACAGAATTCTTTTCCTACTTCATTAATTCTAACAATCCTAAATGCAGATTGTGTAGCATACACAGCTCAAGGACCCAGAACAGTTGTATTAATTTTCCATTGGGTCTATCTTGTCTGGCAGTAGCATACCTGGTAGTTCTAGTTAAATGGACATTGGCAGGTTACAGGTAGCATCCTTAAAAAAACAAGTTTACTTACCGGTGATACatgataaaacagaaatatttacaacTCTCAATTTTCTCTTCATCTATGCTGTTTACTGTTTCCATCTCATTCAATTTGGGTACTAGAAATAATCAATTCTAATCAATTTGAAAATGGTTTCTTTGCATTAATAAAATGTTGCACTATTTGCCTCACAAACAATCCAAAGTGATATTTACATCTAAATGAACTGGGTCAATTAAAAAGAGAAGATAAAAAAAACTAATAGTAATAGAAATATTAACAGCCTACATTGAGCCTAAACTTTTTGTAatagaaaaatttcaaaacaaagtcatCCTTTCCACTCAATAGGATTATAGTattatttctgttgcccttttcttgTACAAAACCACAGCACTGTACATTTCTGTTTGTTACTGTAATGAGTTATACTCTGTTGCAAATATAAGCAAGGCAGTGAAAAACAGGAAAATTATTTCTTgcattattttgatttttcacagTTTTGTGACAGTGATGTTTTCCCTTTGTTAGATAGTGGAATAGTTGTCTTCTTTTCATACAATTGCTATAGTAATTCACTTGTCTTGCTGTTGGGTTAGAAATTAGTATTCCAGTAAAAGATTAAAAGCTACTCACAGAGGCAATAACAACATGTAGGTGACCTTTTGACCCACTGACACAAAGCTTGCATTCCTGATTTTAACGCAAGCAAATAATATACAGAaagataaatttatggaagggtGACATCCTTTTTGTGGGTGCAAATCACACCCACAAAATGTGCATATAATCTTAATTATTAGTACATATGAGTAATCATGGGCACAAATCACATAGCTACAAGTGAAATGACTCAGATTTCCACCCCAAATTATTTCGCAAGTCTTAACAGTACCAATAACTATGGAAGGCCAGATCTTAGCCCAGCTGAAAATATACCCTTGGTAGGAAAATTAAATCAAAGAAGATTCTGACACCTGAAAAAATCTGTTACCGTTTTTGATACTTtagcccagggatcggcaacctttgacacgcggcccatcagggaaatccgctcgCGGGCCGGGaccgtttgtttacctgcagtgtctgcaggtttgactgattgcagctcccactggccgcggttgccattccaggccaaagggggctgcgggaagtggcatggaCCGAGGGATGTGCTGATCATTTATACTTGTCTGATCCCTGCCTTAGTCCAAAACAGAGCTAGGGTATGAAATCCTGAATCTTTAATACTGCTCAGCTTGAACAATTCTTGTAAAGCTACCCTACAGAGTTCTTACTCCAACTCACATCTGTAATACTCTTGGCTGACTAAAGTTGAAAACTTCATGTATTAGTGGAATAACAGATGTCATTGCTTcatgaaaaaataagggaaacAAAAGTGCTTTTGTCCTTTATTAGGAAAAGTTCAACTTTTACAATACTTTTCCTATACCTTTTTTAGAAGGATTTCTTCCTCCAAATATGTTAACTGCAATGTCAGGATACTTTATACATACTACATTTCAAAAATAATAGTCATGAATCTTGTGAATCCATTTTTGTAAAGTGCAAAAATGAGAGAGATGCTCACtctcaaataaaaagaacaaataaaagtgcaattaaaaaaaaactgaactCAGTCACACAGTATTAGTGCCTTTTTTTCTTGACTTTACACTTCCGGTATTTTTGGCCATgttctctttgtttttttctgtcaTTTTCCATGCTACTGTCACTATCACTAGTTTGctgctctctttttcttttacaaGCATTTTCATTAGCCAGGTATGATTCACAGTCGCTCAGCTGTGGAGGAACCCACTCAAAAGAGCTTTGCCCAGCTTTAAAATCCTCAACAGGATTCATATAGGGTGGCATGGGCAAAACTGAAGATGGTGGTGGAGTCATCTGATAGTAAGGAAGCTGCTGTTCCATTGGACTGTAAACAGCATACTGCTGTGTTAAAAAATGGTtcatctgaaaaaacaaaaactcagttattagtagggctgtcaaaggactaaaaaaatcacaattaattgagagattaaaaaaagttacaattaatcagttttaattgcactgttaaacaacagaataccaatttaaatttattataaatatttgtttttctacattttcaaatatattgatttcaattactacacagaatacaaagtgcacagtgttcACGTTATATTATTAGTTTTGATTAcatatattttcactgtaaaaaagattaaaaaaagaccATGCTTCAACTTGTAGATTGCACGAAGGGGCATactaatgtttagcatatctggcacgtaaataccttgcaacactggctacaacaatgccatgtaaatgcctggtcttacttttaggtgacattgtaaataagaagcaggcagcattatctcccataaatgtaaacaaacttgtttgtcttagcgattggctgaacaagtaggactgagtggacttgtaggctctacagttttaccTTATGTTGGTTTTGcatgcagttatgtaaaaaaaattctatatttgtaagttgcactttcatgataaagagattaaactatagtacttgtatgagatgaactgaaaaatactatttttcttttttacagtgcaaattttgtcataaaaaataatatatagtgAGCACCATACCCTTTCAATTCTGTGTTGTAAacgaaatcagtatatttgaaaatgtagaaaaatatccaaaaccatttataataaatttaaattggtattctactgtttaacagtatgattaaaactgtgattaatcgtgactaCTTTttatctagttaatttgttttgtgttaattgcttgagttaactgcaataaATTGATAGCCCTGCATATTAGACTAAGTTCTAACAAGACAAATCTTAATTTTGCATGCATCACTGCATCTATAATGAAAATGTTAGCACCATTTTACAACTATAAGTTATTACCTTATATCATGCTTTTCCATcttcaaagagctacaaaaatattAAGTAGTTCTATACCTTTGTAGGATACtttaatatctccattttacagacaggaaaattaAAGCAAATGTTAGACCCAATGCGTCAGATTCTCTGTTCTAGATAAGCAGGAACAGGGATGGCAatacaaattgtgtgtgtgtgtgtgtgcgcgcgcacgcacGCACATGCTGGGGGAAAGGGCTTGGGGCAGAAAAGTGGTTTTATGTCATCTTTGTGCCTTCCCAAATTCTAACTTTGGCCTTTGACTAAGTTAGGGCATCTCCAAGGCGTCTCCAGTTTATGCCTGGGGCAGTTGTGACAGCTGGACTGCAGTGATGTTTCAGCCACACTCTCCTAGCTATACTTTCAGCACATCTAGTGCTTCTCCAGGTGAGACAGGAGAAGTATTCCCTAGTTTAGCAGATCCACTGTCTTTAATATTGGCAGCCTAATTGGACCACAGGGCAACATAGAATCCAGCCCACAATGTTTGCTGCCTAAAGTTGGGCACTAAAATCCATATCCAGGCAGCAAAATAAGCAACCTTATTTTTCAGAAGAATGGGGCTCCATCAATTTGAGAGAGCCAATGTCAGAGCAGGATTAAAATTTTGGACTGGTAGCCAGACACTCAAATTCTGATCAGGCTTCCATTTTAATGTGTTACACAAGCACCATGTCAGAAAACAAAATATCCGATTTCTATACTCCCTGGTATGCTAAGAATTGGTAACTACTATCCAGACATACCTCTGTTATTTGGAAATGGTGACTAGAAATTCAGAAACTATACTCTTTAATACATGAATTCTGTTGTCTTTCATTTCACACAAGTCATTTTGCTTTAATGGAAGGATCAACTATTAACCATATTTGTAACATTTAAGAAAACTTACCATCTTTTGAAAGACTGAATATTCCTGAGATAAACTATTGTTCATTGGAAAAGGAGTAATGGGAAATGGAGGACTGCCATAAGGCTCTTGATTCCTGTGAAAACAATCATAAATACGTGATGACTCTTATCAaagattccttttttaaaaaaaaatcaattatctgAATTTTGGGGATATCACATGCAGCCGACTGGATGGATGATATGTTAAAACAGAAGTTTATTCAGCTTTTAAGAGCTGAAGCTCCATGACAAAATTGTGTCAACTAAAGGAACTAGAAGAGAGGATTCAGCAAAGAACTGTTCCTGAAGGCCTGTTCTCAAAAGtcaactgaagtccatggaaagacttACATAGACTCTAAAGGAcattggatcaagccctgagAGCTTAATTTCCCTTAACAGTTCTGCCAGAGTTTTAAACAAAAGTGTTGAATATCTAGGCTGCGTTTTCAGAGGTAAGCTCCACTATGATGATTTATGTTTTTATATTCTTATGTCATTTGTACATGTACACAAACCTGATggggttttaaaattatttccattatcactgattgctttttttctaaaaaaatgtaGTTCTAGAGCAGGgatggacaaactttttggcccgagggccacatcagggtgccgCTGCCCCCTATtcacctcctcccacttcctgccccctgactgccccctcctgggatccctgccccaaactgccccccTCGGGatcccaccccttatccaacaccccctgctccctgtcccctgactgccccaacccctatccacacccctgccccgacaggtcccctgggactcccacgccctatccaacccccctgttccccgaccccAGACCACCCCAGAacttccaccccatccaaccgccccctgctcccagtcccctgactgccccccaggactccctacCCAATCCTCCCACCACCCCGCGCGCGCCGCCCCCTTagcatgccgctcagagcggcaggagcttgcagccctgctgtcCACGAGGCGGCATGGCTGTGGGAACAGCATGGGAGGgtccagggactagcctcccgggccagcatggtcccgtgggccagatgtgacccgcgggccatagtttgcccacctctgttctagaggttttttttgtggggaaaaaaaatgctctgaaataattttacatttatacTTTCTTGTGAAAGAAACAAGGCATGTAAAATTCATTCTGTCTGGTTATTTTGGATTGACATAGTATCCATTCTAAACACCCAAATGTTTAAAGTAATAGGATCCAGGCCCAACCACAGTGGTCTAAAAACCAAGCTTGCTGACCTGCGACTACGCAGAGGTAACATGGTCCCCAACAGCTTGACTAGCTAGCAGGAATGGAGTCAAAATACACTACAACTGTTTATATATGTGGTATATACATGCTGATCTCAGATTCTAGTATGGATTACAACTTTTAAAATACCAGATGTTTCATACCAAAAGGCCCCCACCCCTAatataatacagtagaacctcagagttaacaAACACCTTGGAATGGAGGCTCtttgtaactttgaaatgtttgtaactcagaacaaaacattatggttgttctttcaaaagtttacaactgaacattgacttaatacaactttactatgcagaataaaaatggttttctttttttttttttttagtagtttacgtttaacacagtactgtactgtatttgttgttgtttctgatgctgcctgattgcatacttccagttccaaatgagatgtgtggttgactggtcagttcgtaactctggtatacgtaactctgagattctactgtagaaCCATTCAGGGTCTGGCACAGAATCAGAGAGACTGAGAATTCCATGTACCATCAATTCCAGGCACAGCAACATATACTGTATGTGTGGGGCCAAAAATAATATATTATGACCATCATTTTACAGGGTGAAATTTACTCTATTAGGTATTTGTTTCCTTGAAAT carries:
- the RBM11 gene encoding splicing regulator RBM11 isoform X2 — encoded protein: MAGPLTNVTICKDKEGKPKSFGFVCFKHTESVPYAIALLNGIRLYGRPIKVQYRFGSSYSPELNSPSQGSENWVDIYSPTYRNQEPYGSPPFPITPFPMNNSLSQEYSVFQKMMNHFLTQQYAVYSPMEQQLPYYQMTPPPSSVLPMPPYMNPVEDFKAGQSSFEWVPPQLSDCESYLANENACKRKREQQTSDSDSSMENDRKKQREHGQKYRKCKVKKKRH
- the RBM11 gene encoding splicing regulator RBM11 isoform X1, whose product is MSAPGRAGEPDRTLFVGNLESRVREEILYELFLQAGPLTNVTICKDKEGKPKSFGFVCFKHTESVPYAIALLNGIRLYGRPIKVQYRFGSSYSPELNSPSQGSENWVDIYSPTYRNQEPYGSPPFPITPFPMNNSLSQEYSVFQKMMNHFLTQQYAVYSPMEQQLPYYQMTPPPSSVLPMPPYMNPVEDFKAGQSSFEWVPPQLSDCESYLANENACKRKREQQTSDSDSSMENDRKKQREHGQKYRKCKVKKKRH